The Deltaproteobacteria bacterium genome segment CCTTTATGTAGCCGTAGCCCGTCTCTGGCCTGGTGGGCACGATGCCGAAGGTCACGAGCCCGCCCTCCGCGGCGAGTTCGGCCGCGGCCCGCAGCGCCTTCCTGAAGGCGGCGGCCTCCTTTATCATGTGATCGGCCGGCAGCACGGCCATCACGGCCTCGGGGTCTTCCTTCACAAGGTTCATGGCGGCAAGCCCTATGGCCGGGGCCGTGTTGCGGCCCATGGGCTCGATGACGAAGGCCGGGGCCGTGTCGTCGGCGCCCAGGTGCGTCTCGATGAGCCATGCCTGCTCGGCGTTGGTGACGACGAAGGTGCGCTCGGGCGCCACGAGGGGGCGCAGTCTCTTGATGGTGGCCTTGAGGAGGCTGTCGCGGCCCACGATGCCGAGCAGTTGCTTGGGTGTCGTCCTGCGGCTGAGCGGCCAGAAGCGGGTGCCCACGCCGCCCGCCAGTATGACGCCGTATAGCCTCGCCTTCACTCCCTTTCTTCCTGTCGCGCTCATATGCTCCTCTCCCTGCAATATTTGCGTCACGAGGGAACCTCCGCCGGAGGAACCTCCGCCGGAGGGTCACGCACCCATGGCCGCCCCGGACTCCCGTCCATGCCGGCAGGCCCTCGCGGCGGGCGCCGCAGGGCGCGCCGGCAGGGGGGATGTGGGTCCATGACCGTCGGAGGGTTTTCCCGAAGAAGTCACGTGGCGTCGGCGCCTGCCGCGCAGAGCGCGTCGTCGGCGTCGGTCATCATGCGGACCAGCTCCCGGAAGGAGACCTTGGGGGTCCAGCCGAGCCTTTCGCGGGCCTTCGACGGGTCGCCGACGAGGAGGTTGACCTCCGCCGGTCTGAAGAAGGCGGGGTCCACGACGACGTATCTCTTCCAGTCGAGGCCGAGCCTCTCGAAGGCGAGTTCCACGAACTCGCGCACGCTGTGGGTCCGGCCCGTGGCTATCACGTAGTCTTCGGGGCGGTCCTGCTGGAGCATGAGCCACATGGCCTCCACGTAGTCGCCCGCGTAGCCCCAGTCGCGTTTTGCGTCGAGGTTTCCGAGGCGAAGCTCCGTGGCAAGGCCGTGTTTTATGCGGGCCGCCGTATGGGTTATCTTGCGGGTCACGAAGTCGAGGCCCCGGCGCGGCGATTCGTGGTTGAAGAGGATGCCCGAGACGGCGTAGAGGTCGTAGCTCTCCCGGTAGTTGACCGTTATGAAGTGGCCGTAGACCTTGGCCACGCCGTAGGGGCTTCGCGGGTGGAAGGGGGTGAGCTCTGTCTGCGGGACCTCGCGGACCTTGCCGAACATCTCGCTCGACGAGGCCTGGTAGAACCTGGCCTCGGGCCTGAACTTGCGCACCGCCTCGAGGAGCCTTGTGGTGCCCAGCCCCGTGACCTCGCCCGTGAGGGTGGGCTGGTTCCAGGAGGTGGGGACGAAGGACTGGGCCGCCAGGTTGTATATCTCGTCGGGTCTTATGGTCCGCACCGCCTCGTCCAGCGAGCTCTGGTCGGTGAGGTCGCCCTGGACGAAGTTGATCCTCTCCTTTATGTGCGTTATGCGCGAGAGGGTCTCGGAGCTGGAGCGTCGCACCATGCCGTAGACCTCGTAGCCCTTCCCTATCAGAAGCTCGGCGAGATAGGAACCGTCCTGGCCGGTGACGCCCGTTATCAACGCCCTTTTTGCCATCCGCCCCGCCTCACCCATGCTTGAAGTATAGCGCCGAGAGCGGCGGCAGCGTCATCACCAGCGAGTGGCTGCGGCCGTGGGCCTCGGTGGGCTCGGCGTGCAGGCCGCCGAAGTTGCCCTGGCCTGTGCCGCCGTAGCAGAGGGCGTCGCTGTTGAGCACCTCGCGCCACCATCCCCCCGACGGCACGCCGATGCGGTAGTCGTAGCGCACTACGGGCGTGAAGTTGCATACCACCAGGATCGTGCCGGCGCCGGAAGCGCTCTTCCGTATGAAGCTTACGGTCGACTCCTCCCAGTCGTGGCAGTCTATCCACTCGAAACCCCCGGCTTCGAAGTCCGCTTCGTGGAGGGCCGGCTCGCTTCTGTATAGATGGTTGAGGTCGCGGACCCAGTCCTTTACGCCGCTGTGGACCTTCCAGCGGAGCACGTGCCACTCGAGGCTCTCCGTGTGCTGCCACTCGCGGACCTGGCCGAACTCGTCGCCCATGAAGAGGAGTTTTTTGCCGGGGTGGCCGTACATGTAGCCGTAGAGGAGACGGAGGTTGGCGAAACGCTGCCACTCGTCGCCGGGCATCTTTCCCACCAGCGAGCCCTTGCCGTGAACGACCTCGTCGTGCGAGAGCGGCAGGATGAAGTTCTCGGTGAAGGCGTACCAGATGCTGAAGGTGAGGCGGTCGTGGCGGTACTTCCTGTAGAGGGGATCGGTGGAGAAGTAGTCGAGCGTGTCGTGCATCCAGCCCATGTTCCACTTCATGCCGAAGCCCAGGCCGCCGAGGTAGGTGGGACGCGAGACCATGGGCCAGTCGGTGCTCTCCTCGGCCGCGGTCTGGACGTGGGGAAACTCGCTGTAGACCTGCTCGTTGAGGGTGCGCAGGAAGTGTATGGCCTCGAGGTTCTCGCGGCCGCCGTACTCGTTGGGGATCCACTCCCCCTCCCTGCGCGAGTAGTCGAGGTAGAGCATGGAGGCCACGGCGTCCACGCGCAGCCCGTCCACGTGGTACTTGTCGAACCAGTAGAGGGCGTTGCTTATGAGGAAGGCCCTCACCTCGTTTCTTCCGTAGTTGAATATGTGGCTCCGCCAGTCGGGGTGGAAGCCCTTTCTCGGGTCCTCGTGCTCGTAGAGGTGCGTGCCGTCGAAGTAGACGAGGCCGTGGGCGTCGCCGGGGAAGTGGGACGGCACCCAGTCGAGTATGACCCCTATGCCGGCCTGGTGGAGGACGTCTACGAGGTACATGAAGTCCTGGGGCGTGCCGAAACGGGAGGTGGGGGCGAAGTAGCCCGTTATCTGGTAGCCCCAGGAGCCGTCGAAGGGGTGCTCCATGACGGGCATGAGCTCTATGTGGGTGAAGCCCATATCGAGGGCGTAGTCGCGCAACTGATGGGCCGCCTCGCGGTAGGTGAGCGGCCTGCCGCCCTCTTCGG includes the following:
- the glgB gene encoding 1,4-alpha-glucan branching protein GlgB; translated protein: MADRERTAGEVIGGVSAFTDHDIYLFREGTHYRLYDKLGSRTMNVDGTGGVYFAVWAPNAREVSVIGDFNGWRKGAHPLRCRTDHSGVWEGFIPGLGEATAYKYHIESRHRAFSADKSDPFAFRCEVPPATASIVHGLDYDWGDDEWMASRKDRNSLRAPISIYEVHLGSWRRVPEEGGRPLTYREAAHQLRDYALDMGFTHIELMPVMEHPFDGSWGYQITGYFAPTSRFGTPQDFMYLVDVLHQAGIGVILDWVPSHFPGDAHGLVYFDGTHLYEHEDPRKGFHPDWRSHIFNYGRNEVRAFLISNALYWFDKYHVDGLRVDAVASMLYLDYSRREGEWIPNEYGGRENLEAIHFLRTLNEQVYSEFPHVQTAAEESTDWPMVSRPTYLGGLGFGMKWNMGWMHDTLDYFSTDPLYRKYRHDRLTFSIWYAFTENFILPLSHDEVVHGKGSLVGKMPGDEWQRFANLRLLYGYMYGHPGKKLLFMGDEFGQVREWQHTESLEWHVLRWKVHSGVKDWVRDLNHLYRSEPALHEADFEAGGFEWIDCHDWEESTVSFIRKSASGAGTILVVCNFTPVVRYDYRIGVPSGGWWREVLNSDALCYGGTGQGNFGGLHAEPTEAHGRSHSLVMTLPPLSALYFKHG
- the gmd gene encoding GDP-mannose 4,6-dehydratase, which gives rise to MAKRALITGVTGQDGSYLAELLIGKGYEVYGMVRRSSSETLSRITHIKERINFVQGDLTDQSSLDEAVRTIRPDEIYNLAAQSFVPTSWNQPTLTGEVTGLGTTRLLEAVRKFRPEARFYQASSSEMFGKVREVPQTELTPFHPRSPYGVAKVYGHFITVNYRESYDLYAVSGILFNHESPRRGLDFVTRKITHTAARIKHGLATELRLGNLDAKRDWGYAGDYVEAMWLMLQQDRPEDYVIATGRTHSVREFVELAFERLGLDWKRYVVVDPAFFRPAEVNLLVGDPSKARERLGWTPKVSFRELVRMMTDADDALCAAGADAT